Part of the Woronichinia naegeliana WA131 genome, AGCGGTAAGGGTGCGATCGCTCCCAACTGGGGAAGGTATTCGTACTAAAACGAGAATGCACTAATGCCAAAGCACTTTCCATATCGGCATCATGCAGTTCAGGGTAATAATCCCCCACCTGCACAGGCATCAACATCCCTTTATAAACCAACGTCCGCGCCGATAGACTGGAAATATACCAAAATGTATCAATTTTCGTCGTGCGAATCGCCGTATGCGTTAATTTGCGAATCACAAATAATTTGCGCTCAAAGTCCAAATCATCAGTTAACTCTGCACTACGAGCAATAAAGACCTGCTGCATAAAGGGTTCACTGGCCTTAGCCGTATCGCCCAAACTGCTGTTATCGGTGGGAATATCGCGCCATCCCAACACCGTCAGCCCTTCCGCGAGCGTAATCTGTTCAAAAATGCGACGACCTTCTTCCCGCGCACTGCGATCGGGTGAACTGTAGATATTGCCCACGCCATACTGACCAAAATCAGGCAAGGTAATATTTTCTGCACTGGCTACCTTTTGCAAAAACTTGTGGGGAACCTGCATCAAAATCCCCGCACCATCCCCCGTATTCGGCTCACAGCCACAGGCTCCGCGATGGTCAAGATTAAGCAAAATCGTCAACCCCTGCTCCACAATGCTATGGGATTGCTTACCTGTTTTATGGACAATAAAGCCGACACCACAGGCATCATGCTCAAATTGGGGGTCATAGAGTCCTTGTTGGCTGGGAGCTAGAATTTGAGGGCTGACGGTCTTATTCATAGTTTTTCAAAGGAAAAGGACGATTGTAGCTTTTATCCCCCTTTGCAAGAGGGACTTGTGCTTAGGGGTTTTGTAAGCGTTTGTGGGGTTGGGGTCAAAGATCGGTGTCGGCCTATCCCCCAGTCTTAGAATTGTAACGGTCAGCCCTCGGAAAAAGCACATTTCCTTAATGAAACTATGAAGTTTTCATCAAATTTGCGTTATCGGGATTCTAAACGGTAACAAATTAGACTAAACCCAATAACCCCACCGTAGGGGCGCATTGCGTGCCATTGGTGTCAACTTAAGCCAAAATGCCTACTCACAAAAGATTAGCCTAAAAGCAGGCGGAAGTAAGAGTAGGCTGAAAAAAAGGTTAGTATATAAAAAAGTGAGCAAAAAACAAATGGCAAGACAACATCCTCGGAGAAAAGGAAACCCAGACTTACGTCGTAAGACAAATCAGCCAGGGGTAGAAATCCCTGAAATAACAAAAGAGTTGTTTGAATTACTAGAACCCACAATGTTTACACCATTAAAATATTTACAGGGAACTCATGAGAAAATGATGAGAGATAGGGTATTAAATTTACCAGTAATGGTGGCATTAGTGTTAAGTATAGTGTATCGTCAAATAGCGGGTATAAGTGAAGCGGTAAGACTGTTAGAGGAAGAGGGATTGCTATGGGTAGCATCATTAAAAGTAAGCAAACAGGCAGTATCAAAAAGAATGATGAATGTGCCAGCCGAAATATTTGCAATATTACTAAAAGGAGTGTTAGAAAAAGCAGCCGAAAAAGGGAAGAAGCTCCAAGTAGGAGAAAAATGGGAAAAAATAAGAGAAAAGTTTAGTGCAGTGTGGATAGCAGATGGCTCAACGCTAGAGCAGATAAGGAAAAATATGAAAATAAGTAAAGAAGAAAAGAGTAAATTGGGGGGTAAAATAATGATGGTAGTGGAAGCCTTTACCCAAAGACCCGTTACTTTATGGTACACAGAAAATGATAAATCAAATGATAAAATATGGTGTGAAGAATTGGCAGCTAAATTACCAGAAAATGGTTTAATTCTCGTAGATATGGGATTTTTTAGCTTTGTGTGGTTTGATTTGTTAACAGAAGCTAAAAAGTTTTTTCTAACCAGATTTAGAGCGGGTACATCTTACAAAACCAAACAAGTATTGTCTCAAGGTAGTCATTACAGAGATGAGATTATCATTATGGGAAATTACCGTTCTAATCCTTGCAAGCATCCGGTGAGATTAGTCTCAGTATTATGGGGAACAATCTGGTATCAGTATTTAACAAATGTGTTGTCTCCCGAACAACTGTCCGCCGAAGAGGTCTGTGATTTATATCGAAGACGATGGACAATCGAAGAAGCCTTTTTATTAACGAAAAGACTTTTAGCTGGACAGTGGGAAGTTTATGGATGCCAGATAAGGTAATGACTATGCGACGAAAGTAAGCATATCAGGGCTTGGGGAAGAGGCAAGTTTAGCGGTAAGGAATTTAGGCAAAAGCAGACTGGGTGGACTTTGAGGAAAAATCATTTGGGCTTGATGTTGAAGGGCTAGTTGAGCAATCCGTTCACTAGGGTAGCCATGGGATGGTAATGTCCGAAACCATCGAGGAAAATTAGCCCAAATCCCCTGGGGTAACTCTAAGGCGAGAATTTGAAGTAGCCCTAAAGCAATGGCATTAAGGTTAACAAAACGCTCAAAGGCTTCTACCTTGTTTAAAATCTGAGTCTGAACAGCTTGTGGATAGTCACTGAGGATAAGATTGCTGGGCCAGGTAGGTAAAGTAGGAAGACTCTTAAGCCAAAAACGATAGGCAAAGCTGCCCAAAAGATGGACTAATTGACGAAAAGTGACTTCAATCTTAAATCGGAGACCGTAAGCGGCAATAATCTCAGGTCCAGTCAAACAGAGATCAGTAGAAAGCAGAATCAGTCGTCGTCCGTTAGGCAATTGGGTCAGAACAAACTTGACGAGCTGATGGGGACTATCCCAGTGGAACTCAAAGCACTGATAAGAAACCGTGACTTGTTGACCATAGAGCCAGACTTTAGCTGTCGGAAAGTCCGCCGCCAGAGCGAACAGCTTTTCTAGTTTTATCGAACTCCCCCAAATCCGTGGTCGTCCTCTCCCCGTCAGCGTCGGCACGGAACAAAAGGGGGCATAGGCGACGGTGGAGCAACGCACTCTTGTGATTAGATGCAAGGCGTTCTGGCGAAAACTTTTGAGCACTGGTTCGCAAGCAAAATAAGCATCCAAAATTACATAACTCCCTGCCTCTGCGTAAGTAACACAAAGGTCAGCCATTTTTGTCACCAGGCTCGTCTTCACCTTTTTTTTGCCTTTTCCCTCCCCCTTCTCGGTTGCTTTGGACTTGATGCCATCGTCTAGCCGCAACACTAAGGGCAAGGCAAAGCAGGCTTTCCCTACTCCCACCAAAATACTCAAGGCATTGAAGTAATGACCCCTTATCCACTCTGGCTTGGACACATCTTCCGATTCTTGGTGTAGTCGTTTTACACCTGGCATCTTGCGTCCTTCTTTCCCCACTTTGATGCCATCACCCACATACACCCGTTTCCCTTTAATTCTGTATAGACTTTCATGCTGACTTAGCCACTTTGACCATTGTAAAGTTAGTCCTTCGACCCTAAACGCCTTGGAATCAAACCAATGTAGAGCCTGATTGTAGTAGCTCTCTGTTCAGCCAATGGCATTGACATAGCTAGTTATTGCGCTGGGTTGGCTGTTGAGCACTACTCCCCAGACTAACAGGATAAACCATTGGAACGTTGCTTCTCGGCTAAAGGCTGGACGGAGATTATTGAGGATTTGCTCTAGTCGCTGACATAGTTGCATAATTGATAGATAGCACTGGCTATCGATTTTCTTATATCAGCCAGTTTCGGACATAACGGCACTCTTTTGTATCGGATGTCCGATTTTCTTTTCTCCACTTACACGCCTCGAGAACTTCCCACTGTCCAGACTTTTAGGACTAGCCTATTTATGGGTAGGTAATAAGAATGGTGTCCAAATCCAGATTATTTGCACTTTGATTTTCTATACGGTCTTAAATCAATTGGTAGGGGAAGTGGCGATTGCTCTAAATCAACCGAAAGAAAAAATCTCAGTAGAGATGGTGTTTCGGAGTCTATACTATGTAGCGAAGGCTATTGCTAGAGGAGAAAAGCCTGATACAGTAACCTATCTGGCTGAACGTGCTAAGTTATTTGGTTTGGTCAAAGCTGAGAGAAAGCGACATCGAGAAAAGGCCGCTCTCAATCAACAAATTTGGGAACCCATTCCTTTAAGTTGACACGGATGATTGCGTGCGCCCAATAAACTTTTAAATTCTATCAATACATTTTCTATAACTTTGTTCATTGCGATCGCCCAGATAATTTTTATTGTCCCATCAATTTATTTTCTATAATTTTTCCGTTGCGATAACCCAGATAATTTTTATTGTCTTACTAATTATTTATAATTTAGTTTTTAAAACGGCGATCGCCCAATAAACTTTTAAGTCCAACTGACCAATTCTTTGTAATTAATTCCTAAAATGCGTCATTGTCATGAAATTCGATCCAGAAAAATACCATCGTCAATCTATTCGCTTTAAAAATTATAATTATTCCCAACGAGGATATTATTTTTTTAACCATCTGTACCTATAAAAAGCAATGTTGGTTTGGGGAAATCAAAAGTGATCGGATGTACATTAATCAAATTGGAAAAATTGTTGCGAATGAATGGTTAAATATACCGAAAATTAGACCTAATTTTCAATTAGATTAATGGGTTATTATGCCCAATCATTTACACGGTATTGTAATTATTAATGAGCATATAAATCTTTTTAGCGATCGCAATATGTCCGAACAAAAAACATTTGGTGAGGGGAGCCGAGATGTTCTGGGCGCACGCAATCATTGGTGTCAACTTAAGCCAAAATGCCTACTCACAAAAGATTAGCCTAAAAGCAGGCGGAAGTAAGAGTAGGCTGAAAAAAAGGTTAGTATATAAAAAAGTGAGCAAAAAACAAATGGCAAGACAACATCCTCGGAGAAAAGGAAACCCAGACTTACGTCGTAAGACAAATCAGCCAGGGGTAGAAATCCCTGAAATAACAAAAGAGTTGTTTGAATTACTAGAACCCACAATGTTTACACCATTAAAATATTTACAGGGAACTCATGAGAAAATGATGAGAGATAGGGTGCTAAATTTACCAGTAATGGTGGCATTAGTGTTAAGTATAGTGTATCGTCAAATAGCGGGTATAAGTGAAGCGGTAAGACTGTTAGAGGAAGAGGGATTGCTATGGGTAGCATCATTAAAAGTAAGCAAACAGGCAGTATCAAAAAGAATGATGAATGTGCCAGCCGAAATATTTGCAATATTACTAAAAGGAGTGTTAGAAAAAGCAGCCGAAAAAGGGAAGAAGCTCCAAGTAGGAGAAAAATGGGAAAAAATAAGAGAAAAGTTTAGTGCAGTGTGGATAGCAGATGGCTCAACGCTAGAGCAGATAAGGAAAAATATGAAAATAAGTAAAGAAGAAAAGAGTAAATTGGGGGGTAAAATAATGATGGTAGTGGAAGCCTTTACCCAAAGACCCGTTACTTTATGGTACACAGAAAATGATAAATCAAATGATAAAATATGGTGTGAAGAATTGGCAGCTAAATTACCAGAAAATGGTTTAATTCTCGTAGATATGGGATTTTTTAGCTTTGTGTGGTTTGATTTGTTAACAGAAGCTAAAAAGTTTTTTCTAACCAGATTTAGAGCGGGTACATCTTACAAAACCAAACAAGTATTGTCTCAAGGTAGTCATTACAGAGATGAGATTATCATTATGGGAAATTACCGTTCTAATCCTTGCAAGCATCCGGTGAGATTAGTCTCAGTATTATGGGGAACAATCTGGTATCAGTATTTAACAAATGTGTTGTCTCCCGAACAACTGTCCGCCGAAGAGGTCTGTGATTTATATCGAAGACGATGGACAATCGAAGAAGCCTTTTTATTAACGAAAAGACTTTTAGGACTAGCCTATTTATGGGTAGGGAATAAGAATGGTGTCCAAATCCAGATTATTTGCACTTTGATTTTCTATACGGTCTTAAATCAATTGGTAGGGGAAGTGGCGATTGCTCTAAATCAACCGAAAGAAAAAATCTCAGTAGAGATGGTGTTTCGGAGTCTATACTATGTAGCGAAGGCTATTGCTAGAGGAGAAAAGCCTGATACAGTAACCTATCTGGCTGAACGTGCTAAGTTATTTGGTTTGGTCAAAGCTGAGAGAAAGCGACATCGAGAAAAGGCCGCTCTCAATCAACAAATTTGGGAACCCATTCCTTTAAGTTGACACGGATGGCACGCAATGCGCCCCTACGGCAGGAACCAAATTCTATTTCGTCATTTGTGGCGGGGTTTAAATCGGCTGTTACGAAACGGATTAATTTGTTACGGGACAATCGGGATATTCCCATTTGGCAACGCAATTATTACGAGTCAATTATTCGAGATGAACAATCATTGATAGCGATTCGGGAATATATTAGAAATAATCCTTGTCAGTGGCAAAAAGACCCTGATAATCCAGTAAATGATCAATCATGGAAAACACTAGATTTGGATTTGTATTTTTGAATTTGAAGGAGATCGCCATTTTATGAGAATAATAAAATTTGAAGGAGATCGCCATTTTATGAGAATAATAAGAGGCGGGCGCATTTTTGACATTATACACGCATTAAAAGTGACAACTACTGAAATAACAAAAAATACCACACCAGTCCAAAATATCCAAAAATCAATATTTGCTGTTAGTTGATAAGAACTTTCCTTGGCAATTATTTTTCCCAATCGAGATTCAATTTTTACCAATTGTGAAGAAGTATTCGTAGGTATTTTTGGACGAAGCCCAATGATAAACCAACTACAACCCAAACATAATAAAAGAGAAATACTTGCTATTGAAATACGCCAGCCTGGAATTTTGATTAATTCTTCATCTTCATCTTCATCTTTATAATTTTTGCTTTAGGCTCAACAAATCATAAAAATGTAAAGACAAATAAACCAATAAAATTGAAACGGCTGCAGGATAGATTAAAACTATCTCTGGTTTTGAAAAATTGAATTTTCCAACAGGGTTATTAAACTCCGTTGAACCGGAAAGCATTTTCGTTTCACCAACACTTGAACCATGAGCTTTGAGCCATTCTGCTTCCAATCGCTTAAGATCAAAGTTTCCGTTTAGTTCTTGATAATCAAGTTCTTGAGGATAAATACGAATTTCTATTTTCTGCCCATTGACTATCTTCGTGTCTTTTTGAATTTCAAATTTTAATGGTTTAGTCTCAAATTTTAATAATGGTTTAATACCACCATCTTTCCAAATAGAGGACAGATCCGAACTGCTCACCGTAAGGCTTTTACTCTGCTTATCTATGACAGGGGTTTGAAAAAGTGGTAATGGTATAAGCTCAAAGTCTTCTTCTTTTTCTTGAAAATTAGGCAATAGATGCTCGATAGGAATTTTTTCTTTTTGCCCATTGACTATCTTAATTTCTTTGTGTCCACTGATTATCTTAGTTTCTTTTTTAATTTCGACTCTCTTCGCCAATAAATTTCCTACATAAGTGGTGTAAGGCACAAAAATAGTCAAGAAAACCAGAGATGACAATATAGAAATGCTATTTAAGGATGTCAGGAAAGTGTTTCGGCACTCATTAAATCTTTCAAGTTTAGGATTAGGGTCAGACATTTTAGAGTTTTAAATAACTGTTACGGGACAAGTGGTGATCGCCGTTTTAAATTTAGCATGGAAAGGGCGATCACTGTTTTGAAGATGATGATAAGGGGCGATCGCGATTTTAAACGTGAGAATGAGAGGCGATCGCTGTTTAACTTGGATTTGAGAAGGGCGATCGCTGTTTTAGATGTGAGCATGAGAGGCGATCGCTGTTTTGAATGTGGGGATTGGAAAGGCGATCGCAGTTTTAAACGTGAGGATGAAAGGCGATCGCTGTTTGGAATTAGGATTAAAGGGGCGATCGCGTCAAAGCAAATATTATAATAGGAGTGACGACTTATTAATTTCTTTTTGTCAAACAAACCATGACTGACGACGAATTAAAACAACTCATTGCTTCCAACGCCAAGGCGATCGAGGCCCTAACTAATGCTTTAACTCAAGAGCGAGAAGAACGCCAGAAAAAGGAACTTGCCTGGGAAAAAGATAGAAAAGGTGTATATGAATTACTGGGACGAGTAGCTCGTGGCCAATCAGATTTTTATGCAACCCAGTCCGACTTTTATCATCGCTTTGACCAAATTGATGAACGTCAAGCCAAAATGACTGAGATTTTGAACCGTTATCTTCCTCCTGAATCCCTATCGTAAAATATAGTTAAAGGCGATCTCGGTTTTAAACTGGGATATGGAAAGGCGATCGCTGTTTTAAACTGCGTTAGAGAAGGGCGATCGCTGTTTTTAATATGAGGATGAGGTGCGATCGCTATTTAAAATTAGGATGAAGGGGCGATCGCTGTTTAAATTGGGATTGAGAAGGGCGATCGCTGTTTGTAATTGGGATAAAGAAAGGCGATCGCTGTTTTAAACTGCTTTAGAGAAGGGCGATCGCTGTTTTTAATGTGGGGATTGGAAAGGCGATCACTGTTTTGAATGGGAGACAAGGGGCGATCGCTGTTTTAAATGTGGTAATGAGAGGGCGATCGCGGTTGAAAATGTGGGAATGAAAGGCGATCACATTTTAGAATTAGGATTGTAGGGCGATCGCTGTTTCATGTCAGGTAAAACAGGTCTAAGGATGCTCTTAATGTCAGCCAGTACAAGACTCACCATTTAACGAAGCGGTTTTTGTAATTGTTGAGCTAATGGCTGAGTGAGATCAATCACTAGTCCCGATGCCAAGGTTGAAGCACGAGGATAAGTCATATCATTTTGAGAAAAATAGAGCCAACTGCTGTAGGTCGCTAAAAAGTCTAGATTATTAACAGAATTTGTTAACCAGAGTAGCGGGATTTTAGCGGGGATTTCGTGACATTGTGCTTCTCCTAATTGGATAGCGGCCAAGGTTTCTAGCACAGTGCGAGTTCCATGTTGTAAACCCGATCCCGCCGTCCACAATTTGACATTGAGTTGACAACGCGTTGCGTAAAAATAGAGAGATGCTGCGGCAATCACGGCCTGTTCAAAACTTTCGGTTTGCCAAGTGATGGCACTATCCACCGCAATCACAATATCCTGGCCGCCAGTAATAATTTCTAATTCTCTGACTTTAAAATCATCAAAACGGGCACTGGTTCGCCAATGAATTAAACGAGTTGAGTCACCATAGCGGTAGGGTCTTAAGGTTTTGGTGATCCCTTCCGTTGCTGCTTGGTAACGGCGATCGCTTTGCAGTTTAGGACTATCTTCCGAGCCGATCGCATCCACAATTGGGCATTGCATCAGGGGTAAAACCTGGGGATAGACAATGGCCTTAGCCGGTAAGGACTTGGTACGACGACACCAAAATAAACCCAGGGGTGTTCCCGTGCGCAACTGTAGAGCCTGCCAATGGTAAACCCCGCGTTGTTGGGCCTGTAAATAATAATGCCAATCGTGAGATCCCTGGGGCGGAATTAATTCGATCGCCGTTCCCTGGGGACGACCCAAATTCTCCGGTAAAACATCCCAAACTTGCAGTAGGGTTTTAGGAATCTTGGTCGGGTTTTTAATGCTAATTTCAATGGTCAAATCTTCCCCCGCACTCACCGGATGAAGGGGAAAACGTTCTAATTTTAACTGGCGCAGCGATCGCACCGGCATAATAGCCCCTATAGCTAATAGGGAAAAAATCATGCCACTGAGCACATAGAGCCAACCGGCCATCGTATTGGTTGCGGCTCCAAAAAAACAACAGGAGAGCGCGAACAGTAACCACCCGCTATAGGAAGGAGTAGCCCAACGGCTTTCTAGCCAATCCATCAAAGAAAACCGCGACTTCATGTGGTTCGTCCATTTTCCTTAAAATTAGGAAATCAGCCAAATCAGTCAAAATAAAACAGTGTCACGAGTTTACGTTGTTCTTCCGCTTCCTCGCAGGTTTGCATCAGGGTATGACTTTCATGAAAAGCAAAACAAATCAACTGTTGACAACGATTGATAATTTCTCGATTACAAATAGCACTGGCTTCCCCTAGGGAAAGATGATCGTTTTCGGGACTTTCGACCAGATGCACGACTTGGCTTAACTGCTCTTGGGATTCCCTGGGTTGACGGTCTAAACTCTGGGGTAAAATGACCGTGAGCAAATTCGGATCGGCCCGCATGGCCCCTTTAATGGCGGCGGCATTGGTTCCTGATGCTCCAGACGTAACCAAACGATTTCCAGCTAAAACGAGGGCATAACTCATCATTTCAATGATTTGTTGATGCGTGATCGGGACATGACGCGAACCTAATAAAGCAATACGCTTAGAACCAGTTTGCTGAATCGCAGCGAGTTCTTGCGCTAAGGTATCAAGGGTAGGAATATTAATGACTTGAGTCAAAGACTTCTCGACCGGCTGAATGACCGCTTGCTATTGTAGCAAACTGAGCCGGATTCAGCGATACTATCCCCTAAGTTTCTTCATCATTTTGCCGTCCATGCGTTTTTGGTTATCTCCCTCTGAGCTTTGGCAATGGTTTAGATCTCGGCATTTTGGGCGCAATTCCATTGACAGTCGTTACGCTCTGATGGAAGCCTGTATTATCGGGTTTTTCGCAGCCCTGGCAGCCTTAGTGATTAAAGAAGGTGTTAATTGGCTGGGAACTTGGCGATTGCAGTCGGCCCAACTTTACGGGGCTATGTGGGTTTTACCCCTGGCTGGTTTTAGTTTTTGTTGGTTGGCCGGTTGGCTCCTAGAACAATTTTCTCCTTCGGCGGCAGGGGGAGGGATTCCCCAGGTCAAGGCGGCTTTAGCCCGTTATCCGATTGAATTGTCCTGGCGAGTGGCGATTATTAAATTGCTCGGAACGGTTTTGATTTTGGGAGGGGGGATAACCCTAGGTCGTCGTGCGCCGACGGTTCATATTGGAGCTTCCCTGGCTGGCCAGTTGAGTCGTTGGTTGCCCACTTCCCCTGAACATCGTCGCCAAATGATTGCGGCTGGAGCCGCTGCCGGATTAGCTGCCGGATTTACCACACCGATCGCTGGGGTTTTATTCGTGGTGGAAGAGTTAATGCGAGATGTCTCTAGTTTGACTCTGGAAACGGCGATCGTTGCTTCCTTTGTTGGGGCGGTAACATCCCTCTTGTTGCAATCAGCTGATCTGAATTTTCCCCATAAATTAACGGAATCTGTCCTGATTCAATTTTCTGCCCCAGAAATTCCCTTTTACATCTTGTTGGGAGTGATCGCTGGCACCTTAGGAGCCTTCTTCAACCGAGGAATTTTAATCAGTCAGCAACTGCATCGCCGCATGAATCTACCTTTAGCCTGGCGATTGGGTCTAGTGGGCCTACTTTCTGGCTCAATCATTGCCCTGATGCCGCCTTTTTTTCGAGACAATGCAGGTTTAAGGGAATTTGTGATTACTGGGGAATTGAGTTGGGAAAGTATTGTCATGGCCTTAGTGGCCCACTTTTTCCTGACTATGATTGCCTATAGTGCGGACGCGCCTGGCGGTTTATTTGCACCAGCCCTTGTGATGGGAGCCGCCCTGGGCTATTTAGTGGGAGATGTGGGGGATTTGTGGATCAAAACCGGGACAGAGGCTACCTATGCTTTGGCGGGAATGGGGGCTTTTTTTACCAGTGTGGTTCGGGTTCCGGTCACTGCCATTGTTATTGTCTTTGAATTAACGGGGAATTTTAATATTGTGCT contains:
- a CDS encoding IS4 family transposase; the encoded protein is MSKKQMARQHPRRKGNPDLRRKTNQPGVEIPEITKELFELLEPTMFTPLKYLQGTHEKMMRDRVLNLPVMVALVLSIVYRQIAGISEAVRLLEEEGLLWVASLKVSKQAVSKRMMNVPAEIFAILLKGVLEKAAEKGKKLQVGEKWEKIREKFSAVWIADGSTLEQIRKNMKISKEEKSKLGGKIMMVVEAFTQRPVTLWYTENDKSNDKIWCEELAAKLPENGLILVDMGFFSFVWFDLLTEAKKFFLTRFRAGTSYKTKQVLSQGSHYRDEIIIMGNYRSNPCKHPVRLVSVLWGTIWYQYLTNVLSPEQLSAEEVCDLYRRRWTIEEAFLLTKRLLAGQWEVYGCQIR
- a CDS encoding transposase, with the translated sequence MYVGDGIKVGKEGRKMPGVKRLHQESEDVSKPEWIRGHYFNALSILVGVGKACFALPLVLRLDDGIKSKATEKGEGKGKKKVKTSLVTKMADLCVTYAEAGSYVILDAYFACEPVLKSFRQNALHLITRVRCSTVAYAPFCSVPTLTGRGRPRIWGSSIKLEKLFALAADFPTAKVWLYGQQVTVSYQCFEFHWDSPHQLVKFVLTQLPNGRRLILLSTDLCLTGPEIIAAYGLRFKIEVTFRQLVHLLGSFAYRFWLKSLPTLPTWPSNLILSDYPQAVQTQILNKVEAFERFVNLNAIALGLLQILALELPQGIWANFPRWFRTLPSHGYPSERIAQLALQHQAQMIFPQSPPSLLLPKFLTAKLASSPSPDMLTFVA
- a CDS encoding IS4 family transposase, producing the protein MARQHPRRKGNPDLRRKTNQPGVEIPEITKELFELLEPTMFTPLKYLQGTHEKMMRDRVLNLPVMVALVLSIVYRQIAGISEAVRLLEEEGLLWVASLKVSKQAVSKRMMNVPAEIFAILLKGVLEKAAEKGKKLQVGEKWEKIREKFSAVWIADGSTLEQIRKNMKISKEEKSKLGGKIMMVVEAFTQRPVTLWYTENDKSNDKIWCEELAAKLPENGLILVDMGFFSFVWFDLLTEAKKFFLTRFRAGTSYKTKQVLSQGSHYRDEIIIMGNYRSNPCKHPVRLVSVLWGTIWYQYLTNVLSPEQLSAEEVCDLYRRRWTIEEAFLLTKRLLGLAYLWVGNKNGVQIQIICTLIFYTVLNQLVGEVAIALNQPKEKISVEMVFRSLYYVAKAIARGEKPDTVTYLAERAKLFGLVKAERKRHREKAALNQQIWEPIPLS
- a CDS encoding transposase encodes the protein MTRMARNAPLRQEPNSISSFVAGFKSAVTKRINLLRDNRDIPIWQRNYYESIIRDEQSLIAIREYIRNNPCQWQKDPDNPVNDQSWKTLDLDLYF
- a CDS encoding DUF58 domain-containing protein, with the translated sequence MKSRFSLMDWLESRWATPSYSGWLLFALSCCFFGAATNTMAGWLYVLSGMIFSLLAIGAIMPVRSLRQLKLERFPLHPVSAGEDLTIEISIKNPTKIPKTLLQVWDVLPENLGRPQGTAIELIPPQGSHDWHYYLQAQQRGVYHWQALQLRTGTPLGLFWCRRTKSLPAKAIVYPQVLPLMQCPIVDAIGSEDSPKLQSDRRYQAATEGITKTLRPYRYGDSTRLIHWRTSARFDDFKVRELEIITGGQDIVIAVDSAITWQTESFEQAVIAAASLYFYATRCQLNVKLWTAGSGLQHGTRTVLETLAAIQLGEAQCHEIPAKIPLLWLTNSVNNLDFLATYSSWLYFSQNDMTYPRASTLASGLVIDLTQPLAQQLQKPLR
- a CDS encoding DNA recombination-mediator protein A; translated protein: MTQVINIPTLDTLAQELAAIQQTGSKRIALLGSRHVPITHQQIIEMMSYALVLAGNRLVTSGASGTNAAAIKGAMRADPNLLTVILPQSLDRQPRESQEQLSQVVHLVESPENDHLSLGEASAICNREIINRCQQLICFAFHESHTLMQTCEEAEEQRKLVTLFYFD